From Effusibacillus pohliae DSM 22757, a single genomic window includes:
- a CDS encoding sensor histidine kinase: MKRSLQSKMAWTLTALAFAVALLTCWILNAADRYHFVQYVEQNRQLRNQRIAHVLGQAYERNGGWGKTTGIEVAQLSELEGVHIHLLDAHRSVIWESDAFATGSQDLSVRQAPEATNGYELVPVQSRGTTVGYAEIFYHDPQSYSQLDWHYRRAMTQGAIGAIFPVLVLSLVVSWYLSRRITRPLTEMIHLAWQMRKGNLSVRIENPPGNNELTQLAQSLNHLADELQKQDKLRRTLTADVAHELRTPLATLKSHLEALIDGIWKPTKSRFEACLEEVERLISLVSSLESLTRAESDSMQLELEFLDLAEVTRSIIDLVSPNYAAKGVRLEFRAEGSFAVPLDKDRWKHILLNLLDNALKYTDPGGTVCISAARSSPKEVLVTVQDTGIGIREEDLPFIFERFYRADKSRNRATGGAGIGLAIVKKHVEAHHGTIEVESQPGKGTAFRIRLPLKDPKWMD, encoded by the coding sequence GTGAAACGATCGCTTCAATCAAAAATGGCGTGGACATTGACAGCCCTTGCATTCGCTGTTGCATTGCTCACCTGCTGGATTTTGAATGCTGCGGACCGTTATCATTTTGTGCAGTACGTGGAACAGAACCGGCAACTTCGCAATCAACGGATTGCCCATGTCCTGGGGCAGGCCTATGAACGAAACGGCGGTTGGGGCAAGACAACGGGCATCGAAGTCGCTCAGCTCAGCGAACTGGAAGGCGTTCATATCCATCTGCTGGATGCTCACAGGAGCGTGATCTGGGAAAGTGACGCCTTCGCAACCGGCAGCCAGGACCTTTCGGTGCGGCAAGCGCCTGAAGCAACAAACGGTTACGAGCTGGTGCCGGTTCAATCCCGTGGTACCACCGTCGGTTATGCCGAAATTTTTTATCACGACCCGCAATCGTACAGTCAACTGGACTGGCACTATCGCCGGGCGATGACACAGGGCGCGATCGGCGCCATTTTCCCTGTCCTGGTGCTGTCGCTTGTGGTGAGCTGGTATCTGTCCCGCCGCATCACGCGCCCGCTGACGGAGATGATCCATTTGGCATGGCAGATGCGGAAGGGCAACCTCAGTGTTCGCATTGAAAATCCGCCCGGGAACAATGAGTTGACCCAACTGGCCCAGTCGCTCAACCATTTGGCAGATGAATTGCAGAAACAGGACAAGCTTCGCCGCACTTTGACGGCCGATGTGGCGCATGAATTGCGTACACCTCTGGCAACTTTGAAGAGCCATTTGGAAGCATTGATCGACGGCATCTGGAAACCTACGAAGTCTCGGTTCGAAGCTTGCCTCGAAGAGGTGGAGCGCCTGATTTCTTTGGTTTCCAGCTTGGAATCCCTCACGCGGGCAGAAAGCGACAGCATGCAACTGGAGCTCGAATTCCTCGACCTGGCAGAGGTTACGCGTTCGATTATCGATCTGGTTTCCCCTAACTATGCTGCCAAAGGGGTACGTCTGGAATTTCGGGCGGAGGGGTCGTTTGCAGTTCCACTGGATAAAGACAGGTGGAAACATATCCTGCTGAACCTGCTGGATAATGCGTTGAAATATACCGACCCGGGCGGTACGGTTTGCATCAGCGCGGCACGGAGTTCGCCCAAAGAGGTTTTGGTCACCGTCCAGGATACAGGTATTGGGATCAGGGAAGAGGATCTGCCGTTTATTTTTGAACGGTTTTACCGGGCGGACAAATCGCGAAACCGCGCAACCGGCGGAGCGGGAATCGGACTGGCCATCGTCAAAAAGCATGTAGAGGCCCATCATGGAACGATTGAGGTGGAAAGCCAGCCCGGCAAAGGGACCGCCTTCCGGATCCGGTTGCCTCTGAAAGATCCAAAATGGATGGATTAA
- a CDS encoding DUF3055 domain-containing protein, which yields MEQILFDHQETTHTRHVGFVAGGTRFDFVLIHSQHFFGKTIVTCLQSNRSALLDTHDVNIVDELAGLFNLQREDALHLADFLKVPLSDRLLRSEY from the coding sequence ATGGAGCAAATTCTGTTCGATCATCAGGAAACGACTCACACGCGTCATGTGGGGTTTGTGGCGGGAGGAACCCGGTTTGATTTCGTGCTGATCCATTCGCAGCATTTTTTTGGGAAGACGATCGTAACGTGTCTGCAATCCAATCGCAGCGCGCTTTTGGACACGCATGACGTCAACATCGTGGATGAACTGGCCGGCTTGTTCAATTTGCAGCGGGAAGATGCTTTGCATTTGGCCGATTTCCTGAAAGTGCCGCTGAGCGACCGGTTGTTGAGGTCGGAATATTGA
- a CDS encoding response regulator: MKIRILLVDDHAVVLKGLSFFLGTQPDFELVGEAGNGTEALEKVAELQPDVVLMDLVMPEMDGIEATAQIKRHHPSVKVLVLTSFSEQDQVLPALRAGASGYLLKDVQPDQLAEAIRGAYSGNVQLHPEITHKLMAEAALPPGKPAAADPLDELTQREREVLGLLAQGMSNKEIAAALHIAEKTVKTHVSSILGKLELADRTQAALYAVKRGIAQ; the protein is encoded by the coding sequence ATGAAAATTAGGATTTTGTTGGTCGACGATCATGCGGTGGTGTTAAAAGGGCTCAGCTTTTTCCTGGGCACGCAGCCCGATTTTGAACTGGTCGGGGAAGCCGGCAACGGGACGGAAGCGTTGGAAAAAGTGGCGGAGCTGCAGCCGGATGTCGTTTTGATGGACCTCGTGATGCCGGAGATGGATGGCATCGAAGCAACGGCGCAGATCAAGCGGCACCATCCTTCCGTCAAAGTGCTGGTGCTGACCAGTTTTTCCGAACAGGATCAGGTGCTCCCCGCCTTGCGTGCGGGAGCGTCCGGCTATCTGCTGAAAGATGTGCAGCCGGATCAATTGGCGGAAGCGATCCGCGGAGCTTACAGCGGAAATGTGCAGCTGCATCCGGAAATCACGCACAAATTGATGGCGGAGGCGGCCCTGCCGCCAGGCAAACCGGCTGCCGCGGATCCCCTTGACGAGTTGACCCAGCGGGAAAGGGAAGTGCTGGGCCTGTTGGCGCAAGGGATGAGCAACAAAGAGATCGCGGCCGCCCTGCATATCGCGGAAAAGACGGTGAAAACCCACGTCAGCAGCATCCTGGGCAAGCTCGAGCTGGCTGACCGGACGCAAGCAGCCCTCTATGCGGTGAAACGAGGCATCGCGCAATAG
- the dat gene encoding D-amino-acid transaminase, translating to MIVYVNGQWMDDSTASVSFQDRAFVFADAVYEVVYIYKGTYFKMDLHLERMQNGLDKLRIPFRADDLRSVFDELLQRNPGIERGILYVQVTRGAAPRAHGLPRLEQPTVVAYVKPLQYDSRIWDNGGRAVFVEDLRWHMCNIKTTGLLLNCMAKETALERGCDDAIFHRGEIVTEASASNLFIVKDGNLVTHPNGPWILPGITRHVVIELAGKIGIPVIERPFTKDELLAADELFLTGTTSEVAPYVEVEGQPIGNGQVGPITRRIQKAFRQATGM from the coding sequence ATGATCGTCTATGTGAACGGGCAATGGATGGATGACAGCACGGCGTCAGTATCGTTTCAGGACCGGGCGTTCGTTTTTGCGGACGCGGTGTATGAAGTGGTGTACATATACAAAGGTACTTACTTCAAAATGGATCTCCACCTGGAACGCATGCAAAACGGGCTGGACAAACTCCGCATCCCCTTCCGGGCGGACGATTTGCGAAGCGTGTTTGACGAACTGCTGCAGCGGAATCCGGGCATCGAACGGGGCATCCTGTATGTGCAGGTGACGCGCGGTGCAGCGCCGCGTGCGCACGGGCTTCCCAGGCTGGAGCAGCCGACGGTCGTCGCTTATGTGAAGCCGCTGCAATATGACTCACGGATTTGGGACAACGGAGGCCGGGCTGTGTTTGTCGAAGACTTGCGCTGGCACATGTGCAACATCAAGACGACCGGCCTGCTGCTCAACTGCATGGCGAAGGAAACCGCGTTGGAACGCGGCTGCGACGATGCGATTTTTCACAGGGGGGAGATTGTGACCGAAGCATCCGCCTCCAACCTGTTTATTGTAAAAGATGGGAACCTGGTCACCCATCCCAACGGCCCCTGGATTCTGCCTGGCATCACCCGTCATGTGGTGATCGAACTGGCCGGCAAAATTGGAATTCCTGTGATCGAGCGGCCGTTCACGAAAGACGAACTGCTGGCGGCTGACGAACTGTTCCTGACGGGAACGACGAGCGAAGTTGCTCCTTATGTGGAAGTGGAAGGGCAACCGATCGGGAACGGGCAGGTCGGACCCATCACCCGCCGGATTCAGAAGGCGTTCAGGCAGGCTACAGGCATGTAA
- a CDS encoding NAD(P)-dependent oxidoreductase — protein sequence METIGFIGTGVMGKSMASHLLKAGYPLLVYNRTRSKAEELVEMGAKWEQSVANLAAQADVVITMVGYPKDVEELYLGENGILANAGKGTYVIDMTTSSPTLAKKIYEAAKTKGIHALDAPVSGGDIGAREARLAIMVGGNVEDFEAMKPIFSRMGTNIVWQGEAGAGQHTKMCNQIAIASNMIGVCEAIAYAKKAGLDPERVLQSISTGAAGSWSLSNLAPRMIAGNFEPGFYVKHFIKDMQIALQSAKEMGLWTPGLELAKSLYDRLAAEGFEECGTQALFKLLDK from the coding sequence ATGGAAACGATCGGCTTTATCGGCACGGGCGTTATGGGAAAAAGCATGGCTTCCCATCTTCTCAAAGCGGGGTATCCATTACTCGTGTACAACCGCACCAGATCGAAAGCGGAAGAGCTGGTCGAGATGGGGGCAAAATGGGAGCAGTCGGTGGCCAACCTGGCTGCTCAGGCAGATGTCGTGATCACGATGGTCGGCTACCCGAAAGACGTGGAAGAACTGTATTTGGGCGAAAACGGGATCCTCGCCAACGCCGGGAAGGGCACATATGTAATTGACATGACCACTTCTTCACCCACGCTGGCGAAAAAAATCTACGAAGCGGCAAAAACGAAAGGAATCCATGCCCTGGATGCTCCCGTTTCGGGCGGCGACATCGGCGCGAGAGAAGCCAGACTGGCGATCATGGTGGGGGGCAATGTGGAAGATTTTGAAGCGATGAAACCAATTTTCAGCCGGATGGGAACCAACATCGTCTGGCAGGGGGAAGCCGGTGCGGGACAGCACACCAAAATGTGCAACCAGATCGCGATCGCCTCCAACATGATCGGGGTGTGCGAAGCGATCGCCTACGCGAAGAAAGCCGGACTTGATCCTGAACGCGTGTTGCAGAGCATATCGACCGGGGCAGCCGGCAGCTGGTCGCTCAGCAATCTGGCCCCCCGCATGATCGCCGGAAATTTCGAGCCGGGCTTTTATGTGAAGCATTTCATCAAAGACATGCAGATCGCTTTGCAATCGGCGAAAGAAATGGGGCTCTGGACGCCAGGGCTGGAACTGGCGAAGTCCCTGTACGACAGGCTGGCCGCCGAAGGCTTCGAAGAGTGCGGAACGCAAGCGCTGTTCAAACTGCTGGACAAATAA
- a CDS encoding GAF domain-containing sensor histidine kinase: MPQQRPIHELLALKEIAETLNTLNDMHPMLDAVLQKLLQVTGLTTGWIFLVDEEPEYACVVDHGLPPALCWGGKTPMGEGSCWCLDRYWKGKLNHAVNIIECKRIEDAIELNWGDTGGIVHHATVPLKAGGELFGILNVAAPGKEIFTDEELALLQAVAYQIGTAVKRTRLYHAQQKRAEHYAKLGEVSRRLGSILETDQIPGEWVRQVAKTFDWPSVAFFVREGDGLSLRALCENGTVSNRWRSVAPERAGPIGTALLEGRRVIVSDNRDPLPELEAIGVPAFRSAVAVPLRLRERVIGVLFVGSQKKNRFDAHDADVLAALSDHTALALENARLYAQRREIAKIEERNRLARDLHDSVCQTLFSLALTARGAESAVARQSEIVHQSLREIERLAQDAFKEMRSLIWQLRPAGLEQGLVTALKRYGESLGLVIREQREGMRELPRSVEEALWRIGQESLNNVSKHAGTDQAAVRLCITEAEACLEISDQGNGFTVGKAGCRQSMGMLTMRERAEMLGGVFSVKSAPNRGTQIRVTIPLAKDQAGMRQAYEN; encoded by the coding sequence GTGCCGCAACAACGGCCGATCCACGAGTTGTTAGCGTTGAAAGAAATTGCGGAAACTTTGAACACCTTGAACGACATGCATCCGATGCTGGATGCGGTGCTCCAAAAACTGTTGCAAGTCACGGGGCTGACGACCGGTTGGATTTTTCTGGTCGATGAGGAGCCGGAATACGCCTGTGTGGTCGACCACGGTTTGCCGCCCGCCCTTTGCTGGGGCGGGAAAACTCCGATGGGAGAGGGCAGTTGCTGGTGTCTCGACCGGTACTGGAAGGGAAAACTGAATCATGCGGTGAATATTATTGAATGCAAACGGATCGAGGACGCGATCGAATTGAACTGGGGTGACACCGGCGGTATTGTGCATCATGCGACCGTGCCCCTGAAGGCGGGCGGCGAACTGTTTGGGATATTGAATGTGGCAGCACCTGGCAAGGAAATTTTTACCGATGAGGAACTAGCACTGCTGCAAGCGGTTGCTTACCAGATTGGTACGGCTGTCAAGCGTACCCGGCTGTATCACGCGCAACAAAAACGGGCGGAGCATTACGCGAAATTGGGGGAAGTCAGCCGGCGGCTCGGATCCATCTTGGAAACCGACCAAATCCCCGGCGAGTGGGTCCGGCAGGTGGCGAAAACGTTCGACTGGCCATCGGTCGCTTTTTTCGTGCGGGAAGGTGACGGGTTGTCGCTACGGGCGCTCTGCGAGAATGGAACCGTCAGCAACAGGTGGCGATCGGTTGCTCCCGAACGGGCCGGTCCGATCGGGACCGCTTTGCTTGAGGGGCGGAGAGTGATCGTGAGCGACAACCGGGACCCGCTGCCTGAATTGGAAGCGATTGGCGTGCCTGCTTTCCGGTCGGCCGTCGCAGTGCCTCTGCGGTTGCGGGAACGGGTGATTGGCGTGCTGTTTGTCGGCAGCCAAAAGAAAAACCGGTTTGATGCACATGATGCGGATGTGCTGGCCGCTTTATCCGACCATACCGCGCTGGCTTTGGAAAATGCGAGGCTCTACGCGCAGCGGCGGGAAATCGCGAAAATCGAGGAGCGCAACAGGCTGGCGAGGGATCTGCACGACTCGGTTTGCCAAACCCTGTTTTCGCTGGCGTTAACGGCGCGGGGAGCAGAATCGGCAGTCGCCAGGCAAAGCGAGATTGTCCACCAATCGCTGCGCGAGATTGAAAGATTGGCGCAAGACGCGTTTAAAGAGATGCGTTCCCTGATTTGGCAGCTTCGTCCCGCCGGGTTGGAGCAAGGATTGGTGACCGCCCTGAAACGATACGGCGAAAGCCTCGGGCTGGTGATCCGCGAGCAGCGGGAAGGGATGCGCGAATTGCCGCGGTCGGTCGAGGAAGCGCTGTGGCGGATCGGCCAGGAGTCGCTCAACAATGTCAGCAAGCATGCCGGGACCGATCAGGCGGCCGTAAGGCTGTGCATCACCGAGGCGGAAGCGTGTCTGGAAATCAGCGATCAGGGCAACGGTTTTACGGTGGGGAAAGCAGGCTGCCGGCAGTCGATGGGAATGTTGACGATGCGTGAGCGGGCCGAGATGCTTGGCGGGGTATTTTCGGTGAAATCGGCCCCGAACAGGGGCACGCAAATCCGGGTCACCATTCCATTAGCGAAAGATCAAGCGGGAATGAGGCAGGCGTATGAAAATTAG
- a CDS encoding D-Ala-D-Ala carboxypeptidase VanY, translating into MRKIRLISFTRLLLVGVITLATGCNGLKTGQKAIFPGVFTPSAPSPDADTASHANPWSPANPEAAGSSDTIVPKNDEVQVAAKPDDIAVLVNKKNMLPANYKPSDLVEPAVPFIFREKDERRLMRKEAAQALERLIAGAGKDGIYLAVVSAYRSYDTQKTLFAYYIKTQGEEAARKYSAEPGHSEHQTGLAVDVSGSTGKCAAEDCFADTPEAKWLAQHAAEYGFIIRYPKGKESVTGYNYEPWHIRYVGTKMAKEIAEKGFTLEEYLRNAVPASE; encoded by the coding sequence ATGCGAAAAATTCGATTGATCTCTTTTACCCGTTTGCTGCTTGTGGGAGTCATAACTCTGGCGACCGGATGCAATGGCCTGAAAACCGGCCAGAAGGCCATATTCCCCGGCGTTTTCACACCGTCTGCTCCGTCCCCGGATGCAGATACAGCTTCTCATGCAAATCCGTGGTCGCCTGCGAATCCGGAAGCTGCGGGAAGCTCAGACACTATTGTGCCCAAAAATGACGAGGTCCAAGTCGCCGCGAAACCGGATGATATCGCCGTACTTGTCAATAAAAAGAATATGCTCCCGGCCAACTATAAGCCATCGGATCTGGTCGAACCGGCGGTTCCGTTTATTTTCAGGGAGAAAGATGAACGGCGCTTAATGCGAAAGGAAGCGGCCCAAGCACTGGAAAGGCTGATCGCCGGAGCCGGGAAGGACGGCATTTATCTTGCGGTCGTATCCGCTTATCGTTCCTATGATACGCAAAAAACGTTGTTTGCCTACTATATAAAAACACAAGGGGAAGAAGCGGCTCGAAAATACAGTGCGGAGCCAGGTCACAGCGAACATCAGACAGGGCTTGCTGTCGATGTTTCCGGCAGTACCGGAAAATGTGCAGCCGAGGATTGCTTTGCTGATACGCCGGAGGCGAAATGGTTGGCCCAGCATGCGGCCGAATATGGATTTATCATCCGGTACCCGAAAGGCAAAGAATCCGTTACCGGATATAACTACGAACCATGGCACATTCGCTATGTAGGCACGAAGATGGCCAAAGAAATTGCCGAAAAAGGATTCACGCTGGAAGAATATCTGCGAAATGCCGTTCCTGCGTCTGAATAA
- a CDS encoding class II fumarate hydratase: MGQEFRIARDSLGEVRVPADAYYGAQTERARHNFPISGLRLQPRFIRAQGIIKRAAAIANRDVGELDPSLAAAIIAAAEEVIEGKFNDQFVVDVYQAGAGTSQNMNANEVIANRACELLGGERGDTSLVHPNDHVNMAQSTNDTIHVAMNIAAIEAITHDLLPNLLHLEEALFKKANEWDGIVKSGRTHLQDAVPMRLGQEFGGYANALKMRREMLQQVSERLLVIGLGGNAVGTGINAHPDYSEKAIAEVARFTGLPFRKPDNYFTFVQNPDTAVEVSGQLRALATTLMKIANDIRLLSSGPRTGLAEIRLPAVQPGSSIMPGKVNPVLPEMMNMICYQVFGCDVTVASAGSASQLELNVMMPVIAYNLLHAIQILGTGVRAFTDKCIVGMQANEERCRYYAEMSTSVATALNPLIGYDRAAEIAKKAYAENKTVREIAKAEGLTEEQLANYLNLRRLTGK; encoded by the coding sequence ATGGGACAAGAGTTTCGGATCGCTAGAGATTCACTGGGGGAGGTACGGGTTCCGGCGGACGCTTATTATGGAGCCCAAACGGAACGGGCGCGGCACAATTTTCCGATATCCGGTCTGCGCTTGCAGCCGCGGTTCATTCGGGCACAAGGGATCATCAAGCGGGCGGCGGCGATCGCCAACCGGGACGTGGGCGAGCTGGATCCGTCGCTGGCGGCTGCCATCATTGCGGCGGCGGAAGAAGTGATCGAGGGAAAATTCAATGACCAGTTCGTGGTCGACGTCTATCAGGCGGGCGCCGGCACGTCGCAAAACATGAACGCGAACGAGGTGATCGCCAATCGCGCCTGCGAGTTGTTGGGCGGCGAGCGGGGGGACACGTCGCTCGTTCACCCGAACGACCATGTGAATATGGCGCAATCGACGAACGACACGATTCACGTGGCGATGAATATCGCGGCGATCGAGGCGATTACCCACGATCTGTTGCCGAATCTGCTGCACCTGGAAGAAGCGCTGTTCAAAAAAGCGAACGAGTGGGACGGAATCGTCAAATCGGGCCGCACCCACCTGCAGGACGCTGTGCCGATGCGGCTTGGCCAGGAATTTGGCGGCTATGCAAACGCGCTCAAAATGCGGCGGGAAATGCTGCAACAGGTGAGCGAACGGTTGCTGGTGATCGGGCTTGGCGGCAACGCGGTGGGTACCGGCATTAACGCGCATCCCGATTATTCGGAAAAAGCGATTGCGGAAGTTGCGCGGTTTACCGGATTGCCATTCCGGAAGCCAGACAATTATTTTACATTCGTGCAAAATCCGGATACGGCGGTCGAGGTGAGCGGGCAACTGCGCGCCCTGGCGACCACGCTCATGAAGATCGCGAACGATATCCGGCTGCTCTCTTCCGGTCCGCGGACAGGCTTGGCGGAGATCCGGCTGCCGGCCGTCCAGCCGGGGTCGTCGATCATGCCGGGCAAGGTGAATCCGGTGCTGCCCGAGATGATGAACATGATCTGCTATCAAGTGTTCGGCTGCGATGTGACAGTCGCTTCCGCAGGTTCCGCCTCCCAACTGGAATTGAACGTGATGATGCCGGTGATCGCGTACAATCTGCTGCACGCCATCCAGATCCTCGGGACGGGAGTTCGCGCGTTCACTGACAAGTGCATCGTCGGCATGCAAGCGAATGAGGAGCGCTGCCGCTATTACGCGGAGATGAGCACCTCAGTGGCGACCGCACTGAATCCGCTGATCGGGTATGACCGGGCAGCGGAAATCGCGAAGAAAGCGTACGCGGAGAACAAAACGGTGCGGGAGATCGCCAAAGCGGAAGGCTTGACGGAAGAACAACTGGCGAACTATTTGAACTTGCGCCGGTTGACAGGAAAATAA
- a CDS encoding NlpC/P60 family protein: protein MKQGRIFLLAAVILGGFGTVLTNPASATTSDVLTRSEAIAKYKKYYADYQKDELVKVQQYRDAYRNIRGSVADQVIERAIWYMDNGYMVYGHGYNSYQTKGLIDCSEFTKLVYGDFGFNITDVARNYGSVGTRITGVYPKKVNGKWKLEGTENLLPGDILTWWGRDSNGKKYIRHVAIYMGMINGQPAVIGTRSDRNPTAIGIVNDFRYWWGSNFFTAQRILPEGSWTPGKTIPGHEAKPPVIPNTYVLPPQRPVVKPQ, encoded by the coding sequence ATGAAACAAGGCCGCATTTTTTTGCTCGCCGCCGTTATCCTGGGCGGTTTTGGTACGGTTCTGACGAACCCTGCATCTGCAACGACTTCCGATGTTTTAACCAGAAGCGAAGCGATTGCAAAGTACAAAAAATATTATGCCGACTATCAAAAAGACGAGCTTGTGAAGGTTCAACAGTATCGGGACGCTTATCGGAACATACGGGGAAGCGTGGCGGATCAGGTCATTGAGCGGGCGATCTGGTACATGGACAACGGGTATATGGTGTACGGTCACGGCTATAACTCCTATCAGACAAAAGGATTGATAGACTGTTCCGAGTTCACCAAGCTGGTCTATGGAGACTTTGGCTTTAACATAACCGATGTCGCACGCAATTATGGCTCCGTTGGCACCCGCATTACGGGTGTTTATCCGAAAAAAGTAAACGGGAAATGGAAACTTGAAGGCACCGAAAATCTTCTCCCGGGGGATATTTTGACTTGGTGGGGTAGAGATTCGAACGGAAAAAAATATATTCGGCACGTAGCGATTTATATGGGAATGATCAATGGGCAACCAGCAGTCATCGGCACAAGATCGGACAGGAATCCGACAGCGATTGGGATTGTCAACGATTTCCGTTATTGGTGGGGCAGCAATTTCTTTACGGCGCAGCGGATATTACCGGAAGGATCCTGGACACCGGGCAAAACCATACCGGGTCATGAGGCAAAACCTCCTGTTATCCCGAATACCTATGTCCTCCCCCCACAGCGGCCGGTTGTAAAGCCGCAATAA
- a CDS encoding D-glycero-alpha-D-manno-heptose-1,7-bisphosphate 7-phosphatase, translating to MGDKAVFLDRDGVINDNARPVNGPQDLILFPGVEQAIKRLKAAGYRVFVVTNQGGVGLGYMTEADLQQIHDKLLSELGKSGAVIDEIRYCAHKPRQGCACRKPEPGMILELADKYRIDLDKSFMVGDRDCDIEAGRRAGTRTIFVGKGHPAADAAAADLQEAVEIILQGERAC from the coding sequence ATGGGGGACAAAGCGGTGTTCCTTGACCGGGACGGTGTCATTAACGACAATGCCCGGCCTGTCAATGGCCCGCAGGACCTGATTTTGTTTCCTGGCGTGGAACAGGCGATCAAACGGCTGAAAGCTGCCGGTTATCGGGTTTTTGTGGTGACCAACCAGGGCGGTGTCGGGCTTGGCTACATGACAGAGGCGGACTTGCAGCAGATTCATGACAAGCTGTTGTCGGAGCTGGGGAAAAGCGGGGCGGTGATCGATGAAATCCGTTACTGTGCGCACAAACCCCGGCAAGGGTGCGCTTGCCGCAAACCGGAGCCGGGCATGATCCTCGAACTGGCTGACAAATATCGCATCGACCTTGACAAAAGTTTTATGGTGGGCGACAGGGACTGTGACATCGAGGCAGGGCGGCGGGCCGGCACCCGGACGATTTTTGTCGGCAAGGGACATCCGGCTGCGGATGCGGCGGCCGCCGATCTGCAAGAGGCGGTGGAGATTATTTTGCAGGGGGAGCGGGCTTGCTGA
- a CDS encoding penicillin-binding transpeptidase domain-containing protein — translation MQYVSTIANGGKRMKPFVVKQIVSPDKQVIQKTEPQVLYTVSFSLQQLQNVREGMWQVTRGSSSQYWGLIAEKMFDICFQEPQKKNGREMNRFSCVQTGGVLQKPGAGGRRSFAASGELQGE, via the coding sequence GTGCAGTATGTCAGCACGATTGCAAACGGCGGCAAGCGAATGAAGCCGTTTGTGGTGAAACAGATTGTTTCGCCGGACAAACAGGTGATTCAAAAAACGGAACCCCAGGTATTGTATACCGTTTCGTTCAGCCTGCAACAGTTGCAGAATGTGCGGGAAGGCATGTGGCAGGTTACGCGGGGTAGCTCGTCCCAGTATTGGGGGCTGATCGCCGAGAAAATGTTCGACATATGTTTTCAGGAGCCGCAAAAAAAAAACGGACGGGAAATGAACCGATTCAGCTGCGTACAAACCGGCGGCGTGCTGCAAAAGCCAGGGGCTGGCGGCCGCCGTTCGTTTGCCGCCAGCGGTGAGCTGCAAGGAGAGTGA
- a CDS encoding sigma factor-like helix-turn-helix DNA-binding protein: MIQLIQKQNILIMHYREGKSQREIARMTGVDRKTVGKYIKQYEQQRKELEQSGNLENPNVLI; encoded by the coding sequence ATGATCCAATTGATTCAAAAGCAAAACATCCTCATTATGCATTACCGGGAGGGGAAGTCTCAGAGAGAGATTGCGAGAATGACTGGCGTTGACCGGAAAACGGTCGGAAAATACATCAAACAATACGAGCAGCAACGAAAGGAGTTGGAACAAAGCGGAAATTTAGAGAATCCGAACGTCCTCATCC